A genome region from Arachis duranensis cultivar V14167 chromosome 6, aradu.V14167.gnm2.J7QH, whole genome shotgun sequence includes the following:
- the LOC107492529 gene encoding uncharacterized protein LOC107492529 isoform X3, whose amino-acid sequence MKTMTTLKLNSGQFMILFSNVTRFISFSPSYLTLSHQHPLPFLSTFHRTHIQSPTLVKSYSHPIPDSDDQVEDLCIPDHWLEPTMALQESEWLRITLHKWLDDEYCPEETNVEISRIAAQSYYNSLLQKQTDLG is encoded by the exons ATGAAAACCATGACAACTTTGAAACTGAATTCTGGTCAGTTCATGATTCTATTTTCCAATGTCACCCGGTTCATCTCGTTCTCGCCCTCCTATCTTACCCTCAGTCACCAACATCCTCTACCTTTTTTATCAACGTTTCATCGTACTCATATTCAGTCCCCAACACTTGTGAAGTCATATTCTCATCCAATACCTGATTCTGATGACCAAGTTGAAGACCTATGTATTCCAGATCATTGGTTAGAGCCAACCATGGCCTTGCAg GAATCAGAATGGCTTAGGATTACTTTGCATAAATGGTTGGATGATGAGTACTGTCCAGAGGAAACAAATGTTGAGATTAGCCGGATTGCTGCACAATCATACTACAACTCTTTACTACAAAAGCAAACAGATCTTG GGTGA
- the LOC107492529 gene encoding uncharacterized protein LOC107492529 isoform X2 → MKTMTTLKLNSGQFMILFSNVTRFISFSPSYLTLSHQHPLPFLSTFHRTHIQSPTLVKSYSHPIPDSDDQVEDLCIPDHWLEPTMALQESEWLRITLHKWLDDEYCPEETNVEISRIAAQSYYNSLLQKQTDLAMIFKILRLTLRIVVLERTDGKE, encoded by the exons ATGAAAACCATGACAACTTTGAAACTGAATTCTGGTCAGTTCATGATTCTATTTTCCAATGTCACCCGGTTCATCTCGTTCTCGCCCTCCTATCTTACCCTCAGTCACCAACATCCTCTACCTTTTTTATCAACGTTTCATCGTACTCATATTCAGTCCCCAACACTTGTGAAGTCATATTCTCATCCAATACCTGATTCTGATGACCAAGTTGAAGACCTATGTATTCCAGATCATTGGTTAGAGCCAACCATGGCCTTGCAg GAATCAGAATGGCTTAGGATTACTTTGCATAAATGGTTGGATGATGAGTACTGTCCAGAGGAAACAAATGTTGAGATTAGCCGGATTGCTGCACAATCATACTACAACTCTTTACTACAAAAGCAAACAGATCTTG CTATGATCTTCAAAATTCTAAGGTTGACTTTGCGAATTGTGGTCTTGGAGAGAACGGACGGAAAGGAATGA
- the LOC107492529 gene encoding uncharacterized protein LOC107492529 isoform X1 encodes MKTMTTLKLNSGQFMILFSNVTRFISFSPSYLTLSHQHPLPFLSTFHRTHIQSPTLVKSYSHPIPDSDDQVEDLCIPDHWLEPTMALQESEWLRITLHKWLDDEYCPEETNVEISRIAAQSYYNSLLQKQTDLGEILLKMALQLESISYKESFHGAFSSANAAVNLIAERIEQL; translated from the exons ATGAAAACCATGACAACTTTGAAACTGAATTCTGGTCAGTTCATGATTCTATTTTCCAATGTCACCCGGTTCATCTCGTTCTCGCCCTCCTATCTTACCCTCAGTCACCAACATCCTCTACCTTTTTTATCAACGTTTCATCGTACTCATATTCAGTCCCCAACACTTGTGAAGTCATATTCTCATCCAATACCTGATTCTGATGACCAAGTTGAAGACCTATGTATTCCAGATCATTGGTTAGAGCCAACCATGGCCTTGCAg GAATCAGAATGGCTTAGGATTACTTTGCATAAATGGTTGGATGATGAGTACTGTCCAGAGGAAACAAATGTTGAGATTAGCCGGATTGCTGCACAATCATACTACAACTCTTTACTACAAAAGCAAACAGATCTTGGTGAGATTTTATTGAAGATGGCTCTTCAATTAGAATCTATCTCTTATAAAGAAAGTTTTCATGGGGCTTTTTCGTCGGCTAATGCTGCTGTTAACTTGATTGCAGAAAGAATAGAGCAACTTTGA
- the LOC107492530 gene encoding zerumbone synthase — MLRIGLSENGSYSRALFGESFHRLLSTHTGRKLQDKVALITGAASGIGKATATKFINNGARVIIADIQQKLGQKTANELGPNASFITCDVTKESDISNAVDFAISEHKQLDIMFNNAGIACRTPPSIVDLDMTVFDKVMKINVGGLVAGIKHAARVMIPHGTGSILCTASITGVMGGMSQHTYSISKCAVIGTVKSMASELCRHGIRVNCISPFAIPTTFVMEEMNLLYPNVDAQRHMEIVHNAGVLKGANCEPNDIANAALFLVSDDAKYVSGHNLVVDGGFTSFKNLDFPAPDQVQ; from the exons ATGCTGAGAATTGGTTTAAG TGAAAACGGTTCCTATTCAAGGGCTTTGTTTGGAGAGAGTTTCCACAGGTTGTTGTCTACTCACACTGGAAG GAAGCTACAAGATAAGGTAGCACTGATAACTGGGGCAGCTAGTGGAATAGGAAAAGCTACAGCAACCAAATTTATCAATAATGGTGCCAGAGTTATTATTGCAGATATCCAACAAAAACTTGGTCAAAAAACCGCAAATGAACTAGGGCCTAATGCCAGTTTTATAACATGTGATGTCACAAAAGAATCAGACATATCCAATGCTGTTGATTTTGCAATTTCTGAACACAAACAGCTTGATATCATGTTCAACAATGCAGGGATAGCATGTAGAACTCCTCCAAGTATTGTGGACTTAGACATGACAGTATTTGACAAAGTCATGAAGATAAACGTTGGCGGGCTTGTGGCCGGTATCAAGCATGCAGCACGAGTTATGATCCCGCATGGAACGGGCTCGATTCTCTGCACAGCAAGTATCACTGGTGTGATGGGAGGGATGTCACAACACACATATTCAATATCGAAGTGTGCTGTTATAGGTACTGTTAAATCCATGGCTTCAGAGCTATGCAGGCATGGAATAAGAGTGAATTGCATATCACCTTTTGCAATTCCTACTACTTTTGTTATGGAGGAGATGAATCTGTTGTATCCAAATGTTGATGCTCAGAGACATATGGAAATTGTTCATAATGCTGGTGTTCTGAAGGGAGCAAATTGTGAACCAAATGATATTGCTAATGCTGCCCTTTTTCTTGTATCTGATGATGCTAAGTATGTTAGTGGTCATAATTTGGTTGTGGATGGAGGTTTTACATCCTTCAAGAATTTGGATTTTCCTGCACCAGATCAAGTGCAGTAG
- the LOC110272938 gene encoding uncharacterized protein LOC110272938, which translates to MADASYVICSSSPPGGKFKDADEDAQFQETELVNDTLVLNSPFTEPQLENLNLNTELVEDSDPSENVESGPKCENGQEVVLDSEDDEMDNGRTASAVRGLADDGTSPAARIPSMHFQKRPVRPPFKQADSNGTAFSKAAIGEKGISVDTKMLNNINSPEPGDSTQAALGFVDEYLSSSDMDLLQEIYHIKPTREKSLHVLSARGSLSLARKIKSQTQNREKEPFRWDGGDQDDKGAGILCRKVNTASNIGSENQKEGGHLQSQGIRCAGVRCDDEIENMVQRHGIETKNERNSLKELDVQSSLMRENETPYSSVIHTEDMFGIGLDTQIAAEAMEALAFMPTTGCHFHDAHQPEKVPDGSLSDLIENKGHLKNLLHKQNSGLQSITKKSKKRKHTENQEPNTVLVETRKMMKSKSTIKGQSENNTTSPIHSELVSIEEVCSTGEYTSFQPATTESKNKNKSRRPRKKNQSIHHTKRNNNVKADDTIRCKRKGADIEADPLKLGIRTKRLNSPTNLSGKTGKNSLNHQVEVSPQLSGSSSFLINDSPSWLYPKRARGKRKKANVQDNLDAPTILCIDGNESNVWSTNSIERQNDEDKSCVDNSRCLSQGNSVQPGSADDTMKFESSLDKRSSLARVEISANKSSAQSSPEIPTTVSSSKDLIMSNNKRTCDEQHNKPCNKRLRKSPLLKELIRLGVVARLNISTASSSMDATHFIADKFIRTKNMLEIMALGKLVVTHLWLESCGQANCFIDEKNYILRDVKKEKEIGFSMPVSLAQARQTPLLKGKRVYITPQVKPDKKVVATLVTAVQGQVVDESQVCAEKDDKFLDDLLILSCEEDYAICHHFLSRGTAVYSSELLLNGIIIQKLEPERHQLFVNQATRKRPGMSNRFGKVYYRRHSRSISAS; encoded by the exons ATGGCTGATGCCTCCTACGTCATTTGTTCTTCGTCACCACCTG GAGGTAAATTCAAAGATGCTGATGAAGATGCTCAGTTTCAAGAAACTGAACTCGTCAATGACACCTTAGTGCTCAATAGCCCCTTCACTGAACCCCAACTGGAAAATCTCAATCTGAACACTGAGCTTGTGGAGGATTCTGACCCTTCGGAGAATGTGGAAAGTGGTCCAAAATGCGAGAATGGACAAGAAGTTGTGCTTGATAGCGAAGATGACGAAATGGACAATGGAAGGACAGCATCAGCTGTGAGAGGGTTGGCTGATGATGGAACCAGTCCAGCTGCAAGAATTCCTTCAATGCACTTCCAGAAGAGACCTGTAAGGCCACCTTTCAAACAAGCAGATTCAAATGGCACTGCTTTTAGTAAAGCTGCTATTG GGGAGAAAGGAATTTCAGTTGATACCAAGATGTTAAATAACATTAACTCACCAGAGCCTGGGGATTCAACCCAAGCTGCTCTTGGGTTTGTGGATGAGTACTTGTCATCTAGTGATATGGACTTGCTTCAAGAAATTTATCACATAAAACCCACTAGAGAGAAATCACTTCATGTCCTGAGTGCAAGAGGATCACTAAGTTTggctagaaaaattaaaagtcaaACCCAGAATAGAGAAAAAGAACCCTTCAGATGGGATGGCGGTGATCAAGATGACAAAGGAGCTGGTATCTTGTGTAGAAAGGTTAACACAGCTTCAAATATTGGAAGTGAAAACCAGAAAGAAGGTGGACATCTTCAGAGCCAAGGAATACGGTGTGCAGGTGTTAGATGTGATGATGAGATTGAGAACATGGTCCAAAGACATGGAattgaaacaaaaaatgaaaggaactctcTCAAGGAGTTGGATGTTCAGTCAAGTTTAATGAGAGAGAACGAGACTCCTTATTCCAGTGTGATACATACAGAAGACATGTTTGGTATTGGTTTAGATACTCAAATAGCTGCTGAAGCTATGGAGGCATTAGCATTTATGCCCACAACTGGCTGCCATTTCCATGATGCTCACCAACCTGAGAAAGTACCTGATGGCTCTTTGAGTGATTTGATAGAGAATAAAGGTCACTTGAAAAACTTGTTGCATAAACAGAATTCTGGTTTACAGTCCATaacaaagaaatcaaagaaGAGAAAGCACACTGAGAATCAGGAGCCAAATACTGTGTTGGTGGAAACACGAAAAATGATGAAAAGCAAGTCAACTATTAAGGGACAGTCTGAAAATAATACCACTTCACCAATACACAGTGAACTTGTCTCGATTGAAGAGGTTTGCTCAACAGGAGAGTATACTAGTTTTCAACCAGCCACCACAGAAtccaaaaataagaacaagagcagaaggccaagaaagaaaaatcaatcaATCCATCATACAAAGAGGAACAATAATGTCAAGGCGGATGACACTATTAGGTGCAAGAGGAAGGGGGCTGATATAGAGGCTGATCCATTGAAGTTGGGAATTAGGACAAAACGTCTCAATTCACCTACCAATTTGTCTGGGAAGACTGGGAAAAACAGCCTGAATCACCAGGTTGAAGTTAGTCCACAGCTATCTGGATCCAGCAGTTTTTTAATAAATGATTCTCCTTCTTGGCTTTATCCTAAAAGAGCAAGGGGGAAAAGAAAGAAGGCTAATGTGCAAGACAATCTTGATGCACCTACTATTTTGTGCATTGATGGAAATGAAAGCAATGTCTGGTCCACTAACAGTATAGAACGCCAAAATGATGAGGATAAGTCATGCGTTGACAATAGCAGATGCTTGTCACAGGGGAATTCTGTTCAACCTGGTTCAGCTGACGATACCATGAAATTTGAAAGCTCACTTGATAAGCGATCCTCGTTGGCACGTGTTGAAATATCAGCTAATAAGAGCAGTGCACAATCCAGTCCAGAAATTCCAACAACAGTCTCCTCCAGTAAAGACTTAATAATGTCAAATAACAAACGCACATGCGATGAGCAGCACAACAAGCCATGCAACAAACGCCTTCGAAAGTCTCCCCTTCTGAAGGAGCTTATTAGATTAGGA GTCGTGGCAAGGCTCAATATATCTACTGCATCAAGCTCAATGGATGCCACACATTTCATAGCAGACAAATTTATACGCACAAAGAATATGTTGGAAATTATGGCTCTTGGTAAATTAGTGGTGACACACTTATGGCTTGAGAGCTGTGGGCAAGCAAACTGTTTTATTGATGAGAAAAATTACATTCTGAGGGatgtgaaaaaagaaaaggagataGGCTTTAGCATGCCTGTGTCTCTGGCTCAAGCAAGACAAACACCACTCCTGAAG GGTAAAAGAGTCTACATCACACCTCAAGTTAAACCTGATAAGAAAGTGGTTGCAACCTTGGTCACAGCTGTTCAAGGCCAG GTAGTTGATGAAAGTCAGGTATGTGCAGAGAAGGATGATAAATTCTTAGATGATCTGTTGATTCTTTCTTGTGAAGAGGACTATGCAATATGCCACCATTTCCTTAGTAGAG GAACTGCTGTCTACAGTTCAGAGCTTCTTCTGAATGGCATTATTATCCAGAAATTGGAACCTGAGAG ACATCAACTCTTTGTGAATCAAGCTACAAGAAAAAGGCCAGGTATGTCTAATCGATTTGGGAAGGTATATTACAGAAGGCATTCGAGATCCATATCTGCATCATAG